The following is a genomic window from Triplophysa rosa linkage group LG11, Trosa_1v2, whole genome shotgun sequence.
TATGGTTTATGGGAAGATGTTAGCATGTTAATTTTCTTATCATACTTTGCTGCCACCTGTTGACCTCTAGCAGCAAGATATCAAATGCATCAGTCTTTTCAAAatagtttttgttaacccctacAAGTGTTTTGTGTTGATGTGCTTGTTTTGCACAGTAATACATGACTGTATCCTCTGCTGTCAGTCCTGACAGTTTCAGGTATGTCATAATCTTTGAATTATCTCTGGTGATTTCAATTCGCCCTTCAAAGGATTTGGAGTAATCATGGCCTTGACCATTAGGATGAACACGTCCCATCCACACGAGTGGTTTTCCATCCTGCTGTCTGATCCAGTGCATGCTACAGCAGTCAAAGCTGAATCCAGATCCACGACAGGAAAGAATCAAAGTATCTCCAGGCATCTTCTGAACTGTGCTTTCAATGGACTCCATACTTTGACCATTTATACCTAAAAAAATAGGAAATTGAAAAGGTCTGTTTGATTGATTTGTAGTATATTTATGTAGAACTATGAAATGTGTTTGCAGTTAAACTCACAGTTTAGGCTGAGCGAGAGCAGCAGGCAGAGTGTGTTCCTCATCTTGGAAATGCTGACGTACAGATCAGGTCAAAGGCACATAAATATCAAACACACATGACTGTTTGGATTTGCATTGGGACGTCACAGGGTGCATTTATGACTTGAGAGGCCAAACTACAAACAACAATACAACAATCTTTCCATTCCCTACCACAGTATGTGTCTAATTTTGAATTCTCTGCAAATGGGATACCAAaaatatggttttatttttttatttgatttgttggtTAGCTGTGCATATGTCTGCTCACAAACAGCCATGCAGTTTACTGTGTCAACtagataatataataaatagagAATAAGAAGTATATGTGTGAATGTTGCTTCATAACTGAATCAAACGGGGCGACCACAGAAGAGGAGACAGAAACAGAGAAACATGTGATCTCATATGAAAGAGCAGGTGCATCCTGTGTCTGTTTTTCAACCGTAAACTTACAAAACTGCAGGTTGGCGGATCCAGGCTGTACTATAGTCAGTAAGTGAATAAGAGACTTTACAGATGATACTCAGAGAGCCATCAGGTCATACAGATTAAAACTCACGCTGAGAAAGTTAAAATGATTGAATACCTgttgaaaacataataataaaagggcTTTCAGATTTATGTTTacacgcatttaaaaaaaatgtgcagcAATTATAAGAAAATCAACTTACAGTTCAAACCTGCTAAAAGCAACACTACAAGTGGAGAGATCATGATGAGAGTTTTACTGAATATGCATATGTTCTTCCCTCTCTCTTGTGATCAGAGGAATGTAAATAAACTGACTCCTGCCCATGTTTGCATATGGAACAGACAATTTACATAAACacctttttattatttctattaACATGCCTAAAGTCTAACAATTTATGATCAAAATACAAGGGCATTATATTGTAATAATCCAGTAACCTTGGAATACTTTATAGTTGGTTTATTACTGACTTCACAGAATGGAACAGGTATGGGATTTTTACTGCTTGTCTTTACTCCAGGCAGTAATATGAAATCAAAACAGAAGTTGCCATTTGTTAGTAGGCTATTAATTGTTGGATTGTTGGTAAAGAACAAGTGACATCATCAGCAAgttaataatatgaaaaaaacaGAAGCTGCCATTTGTAATTCTGCTGATTCCAAAATGAGAAGCGAGAAAATGTTTATGAAGGGAGACAGCGTCCCCTATTGTAACATTAACAGAACTGTAACATTACATCAAAGATTAAAGTTATGATTGTAAGTCAGTGTAAATATCTCGTtcaagatttttaaaaagatgtATTACTTTACCGACTATCCACCTAGATTCCACTAAATGTTTGTTTCAATTTGATAATTGTGCTACACTAATTTGTTGACGTAAATCCACAATTTTctaaatcatacatttttgtaccatATGGTTAAAGAAGTCTAGAAAAAGgataaaatgttttaacatgATAATTCACCCAACAACAATGCAATCCAACATTTAccaaattgtgtgtgtgcgcgtgtgtgtgtgtgtgtgtgtgtgtgtgtgtgtgtgtgtgcgcgcgtgcgtgcgtgcgtgcgtgcgtgtgtgtgtgtgcgtgtgtgtgcgtgtgtgtgtctgatgtGTGGCTTGGTTTTGATTGTTAGCAGTACTTGTGTTTACTTACGCAGCTCAACGTGCGATCACAACCCACACATGATGATTTTCATATTGTTATACCACTACTGCACATTGGTTTCGcacacttttatttttcttttatacctGCAAGGTGTATTCAGAATGAAGTCTATAATTTCCCGTGTTatcacattattatttttaacatataGAGAGAAAGCCATCTACATATCCACAAACACCAATGAAATGTGGGTTTCCTGCTTAGTTTGATCTTATGTAGGACAAGTCTATAAACAAAGCAGGAAGTGTTTGATAGTAGTACAGAAATGGTTCTCTTTCGGGGTATTGATAATCCTGGTGCTACTAAGTATTTTGTTAAGGGTTGCCATTGGTGATATGTTACCAGTTTACATCCTGATGTTTAACAGTGCAAATCATCTGTACAATGCGTTTGATGGTTTGATGGgctaaaaacattaatgttagaCCACACACTTGCCCACCAAATAGATAAAAAATATGAACGTATGAGAATTATATTAGAATGGAACTGTATGTAAGAAATGTTTTTGAACAGACGTGCTTGTGGTTTAGATCACTGTGACTCTCGGGCACAGTAATACACAGCTGTGTCCTCAATCATCATATTCTGTCCTTGTAGAGTCACTGTGTTGCTTGAAATGTCTCTAGTAACTTGAAATGTGCTTTTCAGTTTATCACTGTAGTATGTGCTACCATCATAACAAATCCTTCCAACCCATTCCAGAGGTTTTCCTGCAGCCTGTCGAATCCAGTTAGAGCAGTAGCTGCTGTCAGTCAGTGAATATCCAGAAACCTTACAGGACAGAGTCAAAGCCTCACCAGGCCTGACAACACTGGATGCAGGCTGAGTCAGTTCAACACAGTGAACACCTggtaaaaaaatgactttgtaaataaaacattaaaacacattttagtttTACTAATTTCAAAGTGATGTAGCAAGCGAGACTTACATGGGACAGCTGCTAGCAGCAGCATAAAAAAATGTGACCAAAACATGACTTAAAACTTAAGCTGAGCTAGGGTGATCTGTTTATATACCACTCTTTCACACCAAGGAGGAAATAAAAAATTTGCATAGAGCACTGTTACTGTATCTAAAGGCATACATAACCCAACGCTACAGTTTTTCTTAGTTGGTTTAATTTCTTAAATCATCCTTAACActtgcaaatttacaagacCGTTTTAATGACCATGACAAATGTACATGGGTTTTTCTGTATTTCAACAGTATACAGGATACACATTACTGTATGTGAATATTGATCACAAGTGATTGGACAGGATTCGCATTTAACCTTTTACTGTCAAAATTACAACATCATTGcgaaacaaaaatattacagcACAAGGGGAAAAAACTACAAAATTAAACAGGACACAGAGAAAACAAAGTGCAGTCTTTTTGACACCACCTGATGTCCCGGGCTGTCAGGCCACTTTATAAATCTTTTCTTGCGATGCAGAAACATAAAGTCTTTTGCAATGTCTTTTAAAGCCTCTGCAGGCATAGACCTTGTACCTCTATGCTGAGTAGAAGGGAATGAGTCATAAGTTGAATCGCAAGTCATAGTTGGATCTAACAATGGCTCTATAAAACTAGATTTGAAATGTATAGAAAACATGTCAACCAGTTTGCATTTAACGACTAATAGGTGATAATACATTTTGGGGGAAAGTCTATTTAAGAGAGAACCAGTGTAACatattttgatgaacattaCATAAACAACTGATTATGTAGGAAAGAGCAGCCAGTACATAATCAAATGCACGAATGTACCAAAGCATTAGCAGTTTGTTCAAAAATTGCTTTCATAATGTGCACAAGTGATTAGTTGACATGGAGGTTAAACAGCGGTTTTTAAATTTTCAATTGTGATCTGAGAAGTGTACCACAGCAACAGAGAAAAACTATAGGGGTAAAATACACATGATGGTAAAAGACACTGATGGTTCTACACTTTGTTTAAAGATTAATTATAGGTACGGAACATAAAGAGTCAATAATTTATTCTTTTTCCACTATTGTTTAAATACATGCATTTGGATTACATTGCAGTAGGAACCTTTGTTGTGTGCATATATTGTTTACTACAAAACAGGTCAGTAAGTATGTACTAAGGTCCTTGAAGAGGTTATTGAACACATGACAGGTTTCAGAGACCATTATGGGTTTGGGCTGTGGTTTCCTGTCCATTCACTTATAAAAGTAAGTCAGATATGAATACAATAAGAACTTTCTGTGACATACATTTTGTCTACTTGTCATTAATCCTAGGAAATAATTCTACTGCTCATTGAAGTCTGAAAATGGAAGGTTTTGTGGTTGAAATTCCGGATATTGAAATTCAAGAATTTGAAATTCCAGGAATGGAGATGGCTGAAATGGAGATGGCAGAAATTGAAATTCTGGATGTGGAATTTGAGACTGAGGATAGGGCTcgcagaacaaataaaaacgCGAACCGCCGAGTCCTGCAACAGGGCAAAGCTCGCCTAGTCAAAGTAAAGGTGAATGACTACATACGGTGCTCTGTTTACACCGTCACCTTCTGCAACTTCATGTTTCTGGGTACATCTGCACTAATATGCTCGTTGAAGGTAAAAAATAGTAACcttaaaaatgatattaaagACCTGaactatttgttttgttttatttctagaTAATCCTcagatactgtatacagtaaatgtctAGAGAAAAAAATTATCTGCACCCACTAATGAATTCAGTTACCataatttttttcatgtaaTGATAAAATGCCATTTAGCTGAACAGTCATTGTGAAAATTTGCATTTGTGTATTCACAGGCAATAAATCGCAAGATTAGGAGAGATGTTGCTGGTGCCAGAAGGTTCGGATGCTGTGCTCTGACTGCCAATATTTTTGCCATCATTGGGACGATCATCTGCATcattatttttgcagttttcCTTGGCATTATCAGATAGCCGTTATTCGATCTTATTGataacttttaatatttttaaattcatccagcacaataaaacacaccagCAAATAAGAGTAGTGCAGCGGCAGAGTATATTGTTGTGAatattattaaatcattttgctGTTGAATTATTAATTACTGTACATTAACCGTACTATTACATTATACTGCAATGCCTGTTCTAAGCGGTAATGTCTGAATTATGAAAATAAGTCCTTCCAAACACTCTTGTTGTGAGATAAGACTCCAGAGAAGCAGTACAAAGTTAAAGTAACATTAGGTGTGCATTATTGCATATGTCAATGTTATTTTTTCAGAGAAcagaaaacaattatttaaatagtaaaaaaacaattataaattGTTGACCTTCAATTTGTATTTTACTTTCTGTGATGCATGAAATACAAAAAGTTCTGTACAATACTGCCacctgtaaaaatgaacaaaggCCTTAGTCCAGCATGGTTTTTGTTCAGCCTCACAGGGGCTTTTGCACAGTAATACACGGCTGTGTCAGCCCTGACAGTTTCATATATACAAAGCTTTTTGAATCATCTCTGGTGATTTCAAGTCTCCCCTTCAAAGAATCTGCTTTATATTGTGTTCCACTACTATAGGCAAGACCCATCCACACGAGTGGTTTTCCAGCTTGCTGTCTAACCCAGTGCATAAAGCAGCAGCCAAAGCTGAATCCAGATCCATGACAGGATAGGCTCAGAGTTTCACCAGGTCTTTTTTGAACTGTGCTTTCTATAGACTCcatttttttacatgttatacCTGCAATAAAAAGTTGAATTAATCTTaaattttgaaaacatttattcagattttaaaaaagtatCCATAAGAACTCACACTTTAGGCAGAACAAAAGTAAAAACAGTATATTCTGCATCTTGTGAGTTTCAATGTTAATCTATCATCACTTAGCTGCGTTGCACATTTATAGTCGCGTAGTCTCTGATTGTTTTGAATTTGCATGAAGGGTTACGCCAGACGACCACTGATGACCATAAGCAGTTACAATTATGATAACCACAATGCAATGTATAATAGGGTTTTCAACATAAATCACATTTACAGGATCACATAAAATACAATAGAAatttatttatcttcatttTAATCAAAGTTTTTGGAAGACCATGGAAATCTCAATGTTGAAAAGAAGGTTTGATTAGTCTGTAGCCTACAGAGAAAGCTGagtttaaaatgtgtgtgtaggTCACTATGTAGAAGTCGGTGTCTTTTCCATCAGGTTTGTTGTATTATTTCAGTTAATAACTCTGAAAATGCACAATTGAGTCCTATTGTGTTAGATAACATTTAGAAAACTGGTTTCAAACTCAATACCTGGAGGGCTACAGGTCTGCATTGCTCTAACCCTAAATAAACACACCCGATTCAGCTATTCAAGGCCTTCAGGATAACCAGAAATGTCCAGGCAGGTATTGGTTGGAgctggttggagctaaactctgcagacCTGTGACCCTCTAGGAACTGAGTATGAGAACACTGATTTTAAAAGCATGACATCTTTAAGAAATCATGTAACCAGGATAAGATGCCTTAAATTATTAGAGAATGAAGGTTATATAACATTTGAATGGTGGTGAAATCATgcaaaagacacaaaaacacttttgaatttgtttttgttgcatGTAGGCATGATAATCGTACTCCAGCATGCATGAAAAATGAGACACCGTTTAGGATCCATATAACCAATGTTATTTAATGAAACAAGATGAACCATTGTGATCATTTATGTATGGTCATATTCAACAGGAACAACAACagcatttaaaaatatgataCAATAAATTATGACTGTTTCAAAGTGTTTGAAGGGAAATAACACCAAACAACGTGTACATATagcaagaaataaaaagaagacGAGAGCTCTGGGGTCAAACGGAAATTCCCTGGGGCAAAGTCTGAAACTATTCCTACACAAGGGGATAAAAATATAAGCCTAAAGACTTAGTTCAGCCCAGCGAAACGACCATATGAAACTACTGAACCTTTCAAGCGTTAAACTGACTCATTTTGTTAATCAAAACATTAACAGCTGCAGTCTGCACCTGTACATTAACAAATGTGTTACTGGAAATAGAGTGATATCACGCTATAAGAAAACAATATTCAAACCCCAGTTATTGTTAtaactatatttttatgtagttgttttttttactttcatttcatATAAATATGATCAGCTGTGTCGTGGCCGTTTGTAAGAAACTCGTGTTGTGTGCGTTAATAATTTtttgaattaataaataatcattatacAAAAAGCAGCTAAACTTCTGTTCTGCTGCTTTGCTCTTTTACTGCTACCGATGATGCGTTCTAGtcctttaatgttttttgggttataaattaaggCAATAGCAGGTTTTTCAAGCAGGTCAGTCTGGGCTTATGTCAAACCCGACAAACTTGAatttgctgaataaatagaAAAACCCGGAACTACTCTTTCTCTTCATGTGATACAGTCAAATACAGTGCAACAGTGAAATCTAGACGTTTGACTCtaagtgattttatttttttttaaaggtaagTTTAAAGATTATCTTGCCTTTGTGAAATATGCCTCGCTTGCATCAACCACATTCAAATAAACCGATGATCCGtggtaaacaaatgttttgaaaccaactatgttttgtttgtttcagaaGCTATCCTTCATTTTCCGTTCTATATTGCAGAGTTATTGGTTTGTCGGCTAGCAGAGAGTAAACATAAATCTGTTGTGATACTATTTTACGCATTTAGCTAACTTAAATTTTTTATTGGTACCATACGAGCCCTTCTTTTCTCTCTGTGCTTAAGAGTAGAAACGGATTTATTTTAAGGGAATATTTTGTCTAATTTGTCTCAAACTATGTGAAGAAAGACGTTTAGTATTCGGTAAATAAACAATCACCATGAAAACGTCTAAAATGGGGCGAGGCTTACGGCCCGGAAGTTTTTATCATTTGTCGGGTACAAGTGCTCTAAATAGCAATTCTCAAAATGTAACATTACTGGGATATCTGAAATATAACGTTAATGCCTTTTAAAAGTATCTAAGaatgttttttagttttaaccTGGCCAGATGTTTTAATATCACGATTATTGGACAATAATTATTATCAATTGTTATTCATCAAGCtactttattaatataaattgctTGTGCGGATTTTTTTGTCATATACTAAATTAACGGGTTTAAACGATTAAAAGCTTTAGTTTGCAATCATTTTTATTAAGGCAGCAAAACGTTACTGGTGTTTTAAATGTCTAGAGGAGGATTTTGTTCGTGGGTTTCACGCGCCCCCTA
Proteins encoded in this region:
- the si:dkey-204f11.3 gene encoding uncharacterized protein si:dkey-204f11.3; translation: MEGFVVEIPDIEIQEFEIPGMEMAEMEMAEIEILDVEFETEDRARRTNKNANRRVLQQGKARLVKVKVNDYIRCSVYTVTFCNFMFLGTSALICSLKAINRKIRRDVAGARRFGCCALTANIFAIIGTIICIIIFAVFLGIIR